The Anastrepha ludens isolate Willacy chromosome 2, idAnaLude1.1, whole genome shotgun sequence genome contains a region encoding:
- the LOC128871554 gene encoding uncharacterized protein LOC128871554 has translation MKKTWNVISSRSVLATKTKSHLKIAKDVEASKYFIHTSQCRVPYVDPFSNETLKIFNPKEYKYTNCTDDEAFITTNYQLNARQYFLHMNFPAIGRAVKVLNASVTNVRCCYRQIVRAGSDESADNAYNLLPCSIFHQDFKIPQHIDYIITECYLDNNKEQIVQKDAFSFIQQPEFNSNNSNNLPPTSSHLKKRKPSVLLLGIDSVSRINLRRTMPETFKYMQNNRWFEMEGYNKVGDNTFPNLMALMTSYNLTTATDKCKPESVGGLNKPICNLIWNNFKQFGYKTAYAEDTSWMSTFNYLKTGFQQPPTDYYLRPMMMAIPKQMKVKKMAGLAYCIGRKHQAEYIFDYALQFANAFPEDPLFGLFRANSFSHNSFGTTATMDMKMLEYLTKMESGGILERSIVIFFADHGIRWGSLLKLKSGFLEERLPMMFISLPSWYRNEYPDFVNALEINQHRLTSPYDIYATLKHVLEESDPEIEFSYLNDTVRGLSILHEIPENRSCIDSGITEHWCTCIPYEVLPSTDATATYVTVLVIDEINQYLDDINISSKCSLLELKSLKKVEIKMYELSNQSAYRITFEANPKKPKFQATAVYDKTSNTITTNVGEISRLDSYATTADCIDSKEAKKFCICANMKS, from the exons ATGAAAAAAACGTGGAATGTTATCTCGTCACGAAGTGTACTCG caacaaaaaccaaatcacATTTAAAAATCGCAAAAGATGTCGAAGCGtcgaaatattttatacatacatctCAATGTCGTGTGCCATATGTGGATCCGTTCTCTAATGAAACCCTGAAAATATTTAACCCAAAAGAATATAAATACACAAATTGCACTGATGATGAGGCATTCATTACGACCAACTATCAGCTAAATGCACGGCAATACTTTTTACATATGAATTTTCCGGCTATTGGACGAGCGGTAAAGGTTCTAAATGCCAGTGTTACAAATGTTCGTTGTTGTTATCGACAAATTGTTCGAGCAGGGAGTGATGAATCGGCTGACAACGCTTACAA cCTCCTTCCTTGCAGTATATTTCACCAGGATTTCAAGATACCACAGCACATAGACTATATAATAACAGAATGTTATTTGGACAACAATAAAGAGCAAATAGTCCAAAAAGATGCGTTTTCGTTCATACAACAACCAGAATTTAATTCAAACAACTCTAACAACTTACCCCCCACATCATCCCActtgaagaagaggaagcccAGTGTATTGCTATTGGGCATTGATAGCGTTTCGCGTATAAACTTACGCCGTACCATGCCGGAGACATTTAAATACATGCAAAATAACCGATGGTTCGAAATGGAAGGATATAATAAA GTTGGTGATAACACATTTCCAAATTTAATGGCTCTGATGACATCATATAAtctaacaacagcaacagacaAATGTAAACCTGAATCTGTAGGTGGTCTGAATAAACctatttgtaatttaatttggaaTAATTTTAAGCAGTTTGGATACAAAACAGCATATGCCGAAGATACATCCTGGATGAGCACATTTAATTATCTAAAAACAGGGTTCCAGCAACCACCAACGGATTATTATTTACGGCCCATGATGATGGCAATTCCAAAGCAAATGAAAGTGAAGAAGATGGCAGGCTTAGCATATTGCATAGGCCGTAAACATCAAGCCGAATACATTTTTGATTACGCATTACAATTTGCGAATGCCTTTCCTGAAGATCCGCTGTTCGGACTATTCCGGGCAAATTCATTTAGTCATAACTCCTTtggtacaacagcaacaatggaTATGAAAATGTTAGAATATCTCACGAAAATGGAGAGTGGTGGCATACTGGAACGTTCAATTGTAATATTCTTCGCTGATCATGGTATACGCTGGGGTTCATTGCTTAAATTAAAATCTGGATTCTTAGAAGAACGACTACCGATGATGTTTATATCATTACCATCATGGTACCGAAATGAATATCCAGATTTCGTGAACGCTTTGGAAATAAATCAACACCGTTTAACTTCACCCTATGATATATATGCGACGCTGAAGCATGTACTCGAAGAGTCCGACCCAGAAATTGAATTCTCTTACCTTAATGACACAGTGAGGGGTTTAAGTATTCTTCATGAAATACCAGAGAATCGTTCCTGCATTGATTCTGGTATCACCGAACACTGGTGTACTTGCATACCATACGAAGTTTTACCCAGCACCGACGCTACTGCGACCTACGTAACTGTTTTGGTGATCGATGaaattaatcaatatttagaTGATATAAATATCAGTAGTAAGTGTAGTCTTCTAGAGTTAAAGAGCCTCAAGAAGGTAGAAATCAAAATGTATGAATTATCGAATCAATCAGCATACAGAATAACCTTCGAAGCGAATCCGAAGAAGCCAAAATTTCAAGCAACAGCTGTTTATGATAAGACTTCAAATACAATCACTACAAATGTGGGAGAAATATCCCGTCTGGATTCGTATGCTACCACCGCCGACTGCATCGATTCGAAAGAGGCGAAGAAAttttgcatttgtgcaaatatGAAATCTTAA